The Cardiocondyla obscurior isolate alpha-2009 linkage group LG05, Cobs3.1, whole genome shotgun sequence genomic sequence AGACAGCAGTGTGCTCCATTAAGGTTGCATTTTACTCTTGTCTAAAATAGTCTCTCATCATAGCAGTCACATTTTGAACAGCCCTCTCTAAAATATCACTAATAAAAGATGGTGTTAAAGATAATGGTTGAGCTGGAGCTACTCCTGCAATACCTGGAGGcacatttttctctctctctcttctacTTGCTGGTCCAGCTGCTGCTAAACCTGCCATTTCATCTACAGTGTTACGCCCGTTTTTGGTTTTGGCGCGCGGAATCGCCGTGAAGGCGGACGCGCCTGAAGACGGTCTGGATTTTCAATAGTTAGTTAAGCTGTTCCTGATTGCTAGGGAACAGCTCGATGTAAATAGTAGTCAGTCAGTTTTCTAATGAAATCTTCAATTCTCTCATGAGGTCTAAGATTTCTTATGCGTTGCGAACAATGCTCTCTTCtagctaatatttttttactcaagCGTCCATTAATAGTCGCTCCATAATTATCTTATTGCTCAATTCTTGCTCTGTCTAATATGACATTAGAATTGTGAGCAGCTAGATAATAAGTCTAAATATGGTTTAATAGAGTAACTGTATATGTAGAGTGCAATACATTATCTGTTAGTATTGCAATTAGAATCGATTGTGAATGTATGTTTACTTTAGCATCCCCATCTCTATATGTTTTCCTAACAACTAAAAAAAACATAGGGGAAAATAGAGCATTAGAGCAATCTTTATAGAAGTCTGTTTTTGAGAATATCACTCTTCCATGTCTTACATGGaacataattgtaattaactgTGTAAAACATGCAGCTATTCATGCTAATGTTACCACTTCAGGTCCTATTGCTTCAGCTCTTCTTTTCCGATCTTGACCTTCGTTTGATCGAATATGATACTTAGTCACAAAACATTTTCATGACTCGAGTGAAATCATTTGCACTCTTTTTACagattttatcaattactGCTCCTTTGTTTAGGAATACAGTGATCAAGAATGTTACGACGTGAATCAATGATTCATGATTGGAAAAATTCCATTCATTAACCACATTACCTGATTCATAAATCAGTCTATATTgggtataattaattaagataccTTCCCTATGGTATCAAATAATACGTCGCTATAATAAAGAAGGATCAAATCCTTGATAACGACAGGCATATACCATCTTAGCTGTTAACTTTTGATTAGCATTAGAATTATCATGAAAGACAGTTTCAACTAACATATTCCAACATCTAGCAGTAAGACCACACATTGCAAATATGTGATTAAGCTGATCCACAAATGGCACAATCtgaagattttttaattaaagtctcCCTTCTCTTTCTAGGATTTTAGCATAGGTCCGTTTCcaaatttcaacatttttctaataattactATTTCTACTATATATTAAGACAGCAGTGTGCTCCATTAAGGTTGCATTTTACTCTTGTCTAAAATAGTCTCTCATCATAGCAGTCACATTTTGAACAGCCCTCTCTAAAATATCACTAATAAAAGATGGTGTTAAAGATAATGGTTGAGCTGGAGCTACTCCTGCAATACCTGGAGGcacatttttctctctctctcttctacTTGCTGGTCCAGCTGCTGCTAAACCTGCCATTTCATCTACAGTGTTACGCCCGTTTTTGGTTTTGGCGCGCGGAATCGCCGTGAAGGCGGACGCGCCTGAAGACGGTCTGGATCTTCAATAGTTAGTTAAGCTGTTCCTGATTGCTAGGGAACAGCTCGATGTAAATAGTAGTCAGTCAGTCTTCTAATGAAATCTTCAATTCTCTCATGAGGTCTAAGACTTCTTATGCGTTGCAAACAATGCTCTTTTGTagctaatattttttcattaaagcGTCCTATAATAGTCACTCCATAATTATCTTATTGCTCAATTCTTGCTCTGTCTAATATGACATTAGAATTGTGAGCAGCTAGATAATAAGTCCAAATATGGTTTAATAGAGTAACTGTATATGTAGAGTGCAATACATTATCTGTTAGTATTGCAATTAGAATCGATTGTGAATGTATGTTTACTTTAGCATCCCCATCTCTATATGTTTTCCTAACAACTGAAAGAAACATAGGGAAAAAGAGGTCATTAGGgcaatctttttaaaagtCTGCTTTTGAGAATATCACTTTTCCATGTCCTACATGGAACATATTTGTGGTCAACTGTGCAAAACATGCAGCTATTCTTGATAATGTTACCACTTCAGGTCCTATTGCTTCAGCTCTTCTTCTCCGATCCTGACCTTTGTTTGATCGAATATGATACTTACAAGGGGACTATCAAGCCGCGCCCCCCGGGattttgttaagaaaaatatatgttgttTGGCATCTTTCCCCGATATACGCGGTACAATAAGTCTTGCCAATGCTCATTagttaacaagaaaaaaattattaaaattttgcgcgTGTGTAATCTTTCTAGACGATGAACCTAACTTCCAACTGTTAGCGTGGTCGTGTGTTGAAGGCGCGCGGCTAGAACGCTGGAGGTCTCGAGTTCGAGATCAgcttttttcgatttttttttttttttttaatatatgtaattaaaacgtcgcaataaatattttatttaaataaattaatttttagtatttaataaaaaaataattattatatacatatatgtttaatcatacttttaattcataaataataaaatactttatattacaatgtattatattatattaaaataatttacaggGTGTTGTGCACGATTCGGCGAAAATGCACACTTCCGGTTTCTTTTGTGTGAGAAAACAGCTCAGCACTGAGCTCGGCACGGTGCTTTGACTTGAGGTTgacaatacaaaaaaaaaggcgaaatTCTAATTGTCACAATTaacaaagagcaaaaaaattatattcacaaaaaaatgatacaaaaaaaCTATACAGTGTAGAAGTAGGGAATCACGAGAGCAAGGTCGGCGGTGGTAACGAACGGAAATCTTCTGAGCTCGGCCTTCCCGACGGAAATCTTCGAGAGCGGTTGCTTTCCCGCCCGATCGTCGGAAATCTTCTCGCGAACGGCGGATATCTTGAACGCGAGCCGACAAATTGCGCGATCGCGACACCTTGCCCCGCGAATGTTCgtgtaacaaaaaagaaataaagagaaaagaaaaactgacaaaaaaaatgaatgatCGCGGAGGATTCAATTAGTGACGGAACGGTCCAATGCTCGCGGCCGAGAGAGAATATACGACGAGTGAACCGTACGGTGACAACGTGAGAACTTCTTTCTTATTAGTGTCGAAGTTCGAGCGTAACTGCCCGCGTTTCGGCAGAATCGGCCCTCGATCGTCGGAAACATCGAGTATACAAAACAAACAGGTGACGAGATGACTAGTGAGAACCGGATTAATCCGACTTTAACGTATTGAACCTGTCGATGTAAACTAGAAGCGGTATGCGGCGACtgacaaaaataacaaagcaTAAGCGAAGAACGCGGACGGATCGCGAATGCCGATGGAGAGTcagcgaattaaataaaatttcacagaTGATGAAACATACCGCCCGCCTCGAAATGGTATTTCGAAAAGGAGCTGcttcaaaaaaaaagtataataaatgcCGCCCGCCATGCGGCGCGCAAACGCAAGACATAATCGTAATAGAACTGGCCCGCTGGCCTATGTACAATGAATTTTACATATAAGAATAACGGTGACTTAAACCTAAGTAATACAACGCAACGCAAgcaaaaaaatgacaaaattttAGTTCGACATCGGTGCGGTCTCGACGTCGATAGGTAGAACGCATACTTTAGAGATCGGACGCTTGAATTCTGACAACGCGCTTTTGACAGAAACGACGCGAACGAGTCCGTCTGATCCAGGGAAGCATTCCGTAATACGGCCGAGTTCCCACTTACAAGGGGGTAGCGCTGAATTTTTAAGGATAACTAATTGCCCGGCTTTGAGAGCAGGCTGAGATCGGCGCCACTTTGAACGCTGCTGGAGAGTATTGACATAATCCATGTACCATAAAGACCAAAGTCGTTCAGTCATATGACGGATGAGCTGCCATCGATTTAATCGATTCTCAGCACAATCGAGCGTAGATTCTTCCGGAGGGGCCGTAAGAGCGGACCCGATTAAAAAGTGGCCCAGAGTAAGGACGTCATAGGAGTCGCAAGAATCCGCTAAAGGGGCGATCGGTCGGGAATTAAGGCACGCCTCGATTCGGCATAGAAGTGTTGAGAACTTCTCGAACGTGAGGGCATGAGATCCGATGACCCGCCGGAGATGATGCTTGACGCTCTTGACTCCTGCCTCCCACATGCCACCGAAGTGAGGAGCAGCAGGCGGAATGAAGTGCCAGGATATATTTTCAGTGGCATGAAGATTTAGAAATGACGGATCTCGGATTGCGGCGCGATAAGCGGAGCGTAATTCGCGGTCGGCACCGACGAACGTTGTGCCGTTGTCTGAATAAACGTGCGATGGAGGCCCGCGGCGAGAGCAAAAACGTGAGAATGCATTGAGAAATGCGGGAGTAGAATAATCTGGAACGAGTTCCAAATGAATTGCGCGGGTCGCCATGCAAATAAAAACAGCGATGTAACATTTTGTGGTTTTCACGCCGCGACCTCCGGAAGAGCGAACGATGAAGGGACCGGCATAATCGAGGCCGCAATGTGAAAAGCAGCGTTTCGGGGCAGATACGCGACAGGAGGGAAGATCGCCCATTAATTGCAAAGGAGCAGTAGCTCGTTCTCGAACGCAGGTTACACACCTGTGAATGACGAATTTGGTTAAATTGCGAGAGCGGAGAATCCAAAATTCGCGACGCAAAGTATTTAGTGTGAGCTGCAGGCCGCCGTGCAAAGCGCGGAGGTGAGTGTATGAAATAATAAGTGTGACGAGAGTATGGGCCGCTAAGATAATCGGATGTCGAACGGTGAACGTGAGCGGGGCGCGGCGAATGCGACCACCCACACGGATGAGtctgtaacacggtaatttccggtccggagagctcgtcggaagccagagtgcgagtataaagaaaaccgagacttggtttaatcgaaaaataaagaatttattaataaaagaaagaaagaatatttagtCAAAATAATACACTTAGTCTAACAaaaggaatatatatatagtaataAACTAAAGAATCAATTGCCACGAAAAACGGCTATCTGCCGGGAGCTGGATTCCCAGGGAACGCTAATGCGGGTCGCTTCGAGACTTATCCTAGGTAACAGGCCGTGTCGGTCATACAGGCCTCCGCGGATTACAGGacgggccgctcgggccgtatcggacgcacaggcttcgcgttcgcgagtcggcgccgcggattacaaaccaggccgtgagggccgtatCGAACGCgcaggcttcgcgttcgcgagtcggcggcgcggattacaaaccaggccgtgagggccgtatcggacgcacaggtttcgcgttcgcgagtcggcggcgcgaattacaaaccaggccgcgagggccgtatcggacgcacaagcttcgcgttcgcgagtcggcggcgcggattacaaaccaggccgtgagggccgtatcggacgcacaggtttcgcgttcgcgagtcggcggcgcggattacaaaccaggccgtgagggccgtatcggacgcacaagcttcgcgttcgcgagtcggcggcgccgcgacTTAATTCAACCGCGCGCCGGAACGCCAGGGCCGTGTTGGCGCGAAgaagcgagggagagagagtcGGGAGCACCCGATTCTCGGGGATGCCGGTGTCGAGggcggccgggagcgcccggtcaaaggaaggctcgggagcgcccgagtctcggtgATGTCGGTGCCGAgaatggccgggagcgcccggtcgaaggaaggctcgggagcgcccgagtctcggagatgtcggtgtcgaggacggccgggagcgcccagtcgaaggaaggctcgggagcgcccgagtctcggagatgtcggtgtcgaggacggccgggagcgcccggtcgaaggaaggctcgggagcgcccgagtctcggagatgtcggtgtcgaggatggccaggagcgcccggtcgaaggaaggctcgggagcgcccgagtctcggagatgtcggtgtcgaggacggccgggagcgcccggtcgaaggaaggctcgggagcgcccgagtctcggagatgtcggtgtcgaggatggccaggagcgcccggtcgaaggaaggctcgggagcgcccgagtctcggagatgtcggtgtcgaggacggccgggagcgcccggtcgaaggaaggctcgggagcgcccgagtcgagaagagcgaagtcggtttcggaagccgggtgagcccggtcgaggaagtcttgggagcgcccaagacctggagaatcggatgctggggtgctccccagcgcggaacaaggtgcctcgtctgcgctcgaggcagcttatatacccgtgggcccgggagtgggggcctccactcccgagcggtcgggtggcggtgcgcggtgtgggcggttgggcggcccgtGTTGCTCGTTGCGTAGGTCCGCGCtactcgccgcgggcggctggtcggcccgcgcgtAATTTAAACGTGGTCGGGACCGCGCGATCAATTcgggcgaacggtggtggtcgcggcgcggggtctgaagtATTCGTGGCCTCAGGCCACATCACCCCCTTTTTTACTCAGAGGCCTTCCCCTGGATCTTCCGGCACATCGTGAGTCTGCCATCGGGGGCGAAGCGCAGCAGCCACCTGCCGGTTGCGGTCCGGGCCCGCCACTTCCGGTTGTGGCGGATGGCGGACATCGGCACTGATGTAATTTCGCCGTTTGGAAGCTGAACTGGCACAGCGAGCGGGATGCCCGGCCTCGATGTCCATCCTTTGTCGCGGACGTAGGCGGGTGGCGTTGGCGATGTAACCGCAATTAACGTCGGCGATGGAGCTGCCAGCGGTGTCGGCGGTGGAGCCGCgggcgtcgtcgtcggcgggGCCACTGGTGGCATCGGTGGTGGAGCCACTGGCGGTGTCGTGGTCTGCCTTAGTTCTAGTGCAAATGGCGGCAGTGGCAGAACCGTGGGCGTGTTGGCTGTGGTCGACATCCTGGCTGCCTCTGAGAGGCTCACTGTTCCTCCCCGAGCCCTGGTCGTTGCCGGTTTGGTCGCTGCGGCTGCGGTGGCTGGCCTAATGCGCGGCGCCTTCAGCCTGGTCGTTCCGCCGCGAACTGGCGGTCCTCCTGGCGTGGTTGTCAGCCCCGTCTGGTCTCTATCGGGAATGCTGACCTCGATTCCAGCGACGTTCTTTGGCTCACGTCGGGCCGGTTGGAGGATTTCCATGGCCCAAATCGTTGGTCCTTGGCGTGGCGGCGAGTTTTGATTACGCCTCATGGGCGGCTTGGCCGATTCTTTTCGCGCCGCCGATGGTCCTGGCGGTTGCACTTGTGGCCGGCTTGTGCCCGGATCTTTCGCTTTGCCTTGATGGGCCTCGGGCGCCGTCGTTTTGGCTGGGCCGCCGTCGGTCCTGCGGTTTTCCGAGGTGGATGTGGCGCCTGTTCTGGTGGGCTGCGCCTTCCTGGCTGATCTCTGCGGGCCTGTCGCCGTCGTCTGTCCTGGCCCTTTTCTTGATCGGGCGGTGGTGGTCTCGGTCGCCCCGGCGGCTGAATCCGGCAGAGCCCGCGGACGTCCTTGGCCTTTTCGGGGCGTCTTCGGAAGAGCGGGTGGTAGCTCTTTCAGCCAGCGGGTGTGACCCCGCTGGCTGCCGTCTCCTCGCTGGACGCTCGTCTCAACGCGTGGCACCGGATATCGGCGACTTGGGTCGACCGGCGGAGGCCAGGCCCCTGGCGGCGGGCTGGCTGGCGGCGACTCGCTTCCTTCACTAAGGCTTCCAAAAAGCTCGTGCAACTTCTCTCGGTTAGCCATTGTTGCTTTCGGTCGATTGACTGATGATGGCCGTGGCCGTGAGCGCTTTATATACCCTACCTGCGGGGCCGTCTCAGTCGCGGATTGGTCGGTTTCTACTGGTGGGGAGTCCGGCTTGAGGTCTTGAATGTGGATGCGCCGCTGCCAACGCCTTCGGCCGTCGCGGAGGTCCACTATCACTGGCGAATGAAATTTGGCCACTGTAAACGGGCCTGAATATTTTGGCGCCAGTTTTGCATTAAAACCGTCGGTTTTCCGCGACAGTGGGTGCTCTTTTTTCCATACGGTGTCGTTGATTCTAGGCCGCCAATCTCGTCGTCGTAGATTATAGGCGGTTTCTTGGCGTTGAAATGCTCGAGCTAGATTAACTCGGACCACTTGAAAGGCCTCGTGCAGCGCGCGCTGAGTTCGGTGCGGCGTTGTTGGCGTGGCGTGCCGACGGTCGTCGGGATGCATAAATGCTAATTCGCGCCCATGGTTCAGGAAGGCGGGCGTATATCCGGTTGCATCGTGTTGAGCGGTGTTAAACGCGAATTGTATGGGACCTAATTGTTCGTCCCAGCGCCGGTGATGTCGTTGCGTGTATTGCGCGATCATCGTCTCGATGGTGCGGTTAGTTCGCTCGACCGGGTTGCATTGAGGGGTGTAGATAGGCGTCGTGCGATGCTGGATGTGCCAGGATGCCAGTAGTCGTTTTAGCAAGCGGGACTTAAACTGCGTGCCGTTGTCTGAGATAACTTGGTCGGGGCACCCATGCCGGTACAAGATTCTTTCTGCTATTGCGGTGACCACTGCCCCTGCGGTCGCTTTACGTAACGGCTGGAGTTCCACCCATTTTGAGAACCGGTCCTGCATGACTAATAGCCACGTGTGGCCCCTCCGTGAGCGTGGCAAGGGTCCGATCAGGTCCATGGTGACTTGTTGCCATGGCGCCGCTACTGGTGCTGTGTGTAATTTTCCGGCTGGCTTCGTAGGTGATACCTTGTAGGCGAGGCAACTTTTACATTGCCTTACGAAGCGGGTGATATCGCGAAACATGCCTGGCCAGTAGAACAGTCTGGCCATACGGGCAATGGTTTTGGCGGCGCCAAAGTGTCCGGCATTAACGTCCTCGTGATGTCGAGCTATCGTCTGCTGCCGCTCCGGCTTGGGTACGCATTGTTTCCATTGTGTCGATGGTTCGATTTCTTTGAAATCCAGTTCATGTAAGATGTGACGGAACAGGCGTCCTTTTTGTTCTCGGTAGTCGGGGAAGTTCGCTGGGTTCTCCCGAATTCCGTTGAGGATGCGTTGGTACCAGTTATCGGAGGTTACTGCTTCGGTGCTGGCCACGATCGGCTGTCGGGAGAGTGCGTCGGCCACTTGATTTGCCGCCCCTCGTCGGTAACGCACGTCGAAGTCGAATTGCTGCAGCTCGAACAGCCATCGCCCCAGTCGTCCAGAGGGCTCCTCCAAG encodes the following:
- the LOC139102771 gene encoding uncharacterized protein, producing MWEAGVKSVKHHLRRVIGSHALTFEKFSTLLCRIEACLNSRPIAPLADSCDSYDVLTLGHFLIGSALTAPPEESTLDCAENRLNRWQLIRHMTERLWSLWYMDYVNTLQQRSKWRRSQPALKAGQLVILKNSALPPCKWELGRITECFPGSDGLVRVVSVKSALSEFKRPISKVCVLPIDVETAPMSN